In one window of Deinococcus terrestris DNA:
- the argR gene encoding arginine repressor: MLSKDQRQKRIQDIIARESVSTQAELVERLRSEGIQVTQATVSRDINELRLVRVPVGKGRHRYALAQMAGHQGVEEELGRLFQNFVKDVDRGENILVIRTADGHATGVALLLDRLRRDDIVGTIAGEDTIFLVARTTAEGEELMEELHALMLG, encoded by the coding sequence GTGCTCAGCAAGGACCAGCGCCAGAAGCGCATTCAGGACATCATCGCCCGCGAGAGCGTCTCCACCCAGGCTGAGCTGGTCGAGCGCCTGCGCTCGGAGGGCATTCAGGTCACCCAGGCCACCGTCAGCCGCGATATCAACGAGCTGCGGCTGGTGCGCGTGCCTGTCGGCAAGGGCCGCCACCGCTACGCTCTGGCGCAGATGGCGGGGCATCAGGGGGTGGAAGAAGAACTCGGGCGCCTCTTTCAAAACTTCGTCAAGGACGTGGACCGGGGCGAGAACATCCTGGTCATCCGCACCGCCGACGGCCACGCGACCGGAGTGGCGCTGCTGCTCGACCGCCTGCGCCGCGACGACATCGTGGGCACCATCGCGGGCGAGGACACCATCTTCCTCGTCGCCCGCACGACCGCCGAGGGCGAGGAGCTGATGGAGGAGTTGCACGCGCTGATGCTGGGGTAA
- the coaBC gene encoding bifunctional phosphopantothenoylcysteine decarboxylase/phosphopantothenate--cysteine ligase CoaBC, with translation MTAPAPTVPTPPGPLILVIVGGSIAAVKAPSVLRRLRERGAQVRVIATDAALAFVTELSLATAAAHEVATDTTWFSPRPDAQHLTLARADAVVVVGASADLLARAAGGHASDLASATLLSVRAPVLWVPAMNEKMWTHPAVQANAETLRGWGHRFLGPEVGAFGTAGEGSGLGRMAEPEEIAAAVLALLTPPVPQDLAGLHVVVSAGPTREYLDPVRFISNPSSGKMGFAVAEEARDRGARVTLVTGPVTLPDPPGVTVSRIETALELRDAVLNAAQDAQIVVMTAAVADYRAAEAATEKQAKVAGDVTVTLTPNPDILAELGREKGERVLVGFAMETHAGVERAAAKAGRKNADFILLNYPTREGTAFGGDDNEVTLVRPDGSHEAWPRLSKREVARRLLDEARRVRGTAR, from the coding sequence GTGACTGCGCCCGCCCCGACTGTTCCAACGCCGCCCGGTCCCCTCATCCTCGTGATTGTGGGGGGCAGCATCGCCGCCGTGAAGGCCCCCTCGGTGCTGCGGCGGCTGCGCGAGCGCGGAGCCCAGGTGCGGGTGATCGCCACCGACGCGGCCCTCGCCTTCGTGACTGAACTCAGCCTCGCCACCGCGGCCGCGCACGAGGTCGCCACCGACACGACGTGGTTCTCGCCGCGCCCGGACGCGCAGCACCTGACCCTGGCGCGGGCGGACGCGGTCGTCGTGGTGGGAGCCAGCGCCGACCTGCTCGCGCGGGCGGCGGGGGGGCACGCCTCTGACCTCGCCTCGGCCACGCTGCTGAGCGTCCGCGCCCCCGTGCTGTGGGTGCCCGCCATGAACGAGAAGATGTGGACCCACCCGGCGGTGCAGGCCAACGCGGAGACGCTGCGCGGCTGGGGGCACCGCTTCCTGGGGCCGGAGGTCGGCGCGTTTGGAACAGCGGGGGAGGGGTCGGGCCTGGGGCGCATGGCCGAGCCGGAGGAGATCGCGGCGGCGGTGCTGGCGTTGCTCACGCCCCCGGTTCCCCAGGACCTCGCGGGCCTGCACGTCGTCGTCTCCGCCGGGCCGACCCGCGAATACCTCGACCCGGTGCGCTTTATCAGCAACCCCAGCAGCGGCAAGATGGGCTTTGCGGTGGCCGAGGAGGCGCGGGACCGGGGCGCCCGCGTGACGCTGGTGACGGGGCCAGTCACCCTTCCCGACCCTCCCGGCGTGACCGTGAGCCGCATCGAGACGGCGCTGGAGTTGCGAGACGCCGTGCTGAACGCAGCGCAGGACGCCCAGATCGTCGTGATGACGGCGGCGGTGGCCGACTACCGCGCGGCCGAGGCGGCCACCGAGAAACAGGCGAAAGTCGCGGGTGACGTGACGGTCACCCTCACCCCCAATCCCGACATCCTCGCGGAGCTGGGGCGGGAGAAGGGGGAGCGTGTCCTGGTGGGCTTTGCGATGGAGACGCACGCGGGGGTGGAACGGGCGGCAGCCAAGGCCGGGCGCAAGAACGCCGACTTCATCCTGCTCAATTACCCCACGCGCGAGGGCACCGCGTTCGGCGGCGACGACAACGAGGTCACGCTGGTCCGCCCGGACGGCTCGCACGAGGCCTGGCCCCGCCTGAGCAAGCGCGAGGTGGCCCGCAGGCTGCTGGACGAGGCGCGGCGGGTGCGCGGGACGGCCCGCTGA
- a CDS encoding GNAT family N-acetyltransferase — protein sequence MSLTVTPASGEELRSALPDLARLRTEVFRDFPYLYDGHPEYEERYLQTYLEAPGALVVLVRDGNEVVGASTALPLVAETAEIQRPFLGSEFDPGEVLYLGESVLRSEYRGRGLGHRFFDEREAHARRLGLPVTAFCAVQRPADHPARPEDYRPLNAFWQARGYVERPDLETTLGWPDVGETADTPKPMRFWVKRLA from the coding sequence TTGAGCCTTACCGTCACCCCGGCGAGCGGCGAGGAGCTGCGCTCGGCGCTGCCCGACCTCGCCCGGCTGCGCACCGAGGTCTTCCGTGATTTCCCGTATCTGTACGACGGCCATCCCGAGTACGAGGAGCGTTACCTCCAGACCTATCTGGAGGCGCCCGGCGCCCTCGTCGTCCTCGTGCGGGACGGGAACGAGGTGGTGGGGGCCAGCACCGCGCTGCCCCTCGTTGCGGAAACCGCGGAGATTCAGCGCCCCTTCCTGGGGTCCGAGTTCGACCCCGGCGAGGTGCTGTACCTCGGGGAGAGCGTGCTGCGCTCCGAGTACCGGGGGCGCGGGCTGGGGCACCGCTTCTTCGACGAGCGGGAGGCCCACGCCCGGCGGCTGGGGCTTCCCGTCACCGCCTTTTGCGCGGTGCAGCGCCCGGCGGACCACCCAGCCCGGCCGGAGGACTATCGCCCGCTGAACGCTTTCTGGCAGGCGCGGGGCTACGTGGAGCGCCCCGACCTCGAAACCACGCTCGGTTGGCCCGACGTGGGCGAGACGGCCGACACGCCCAAGCCGATGCGCTTCTGGGTCAAGCGGCTGGCCTAA
- a CDS encoding universal stress protein, with translation MRFVVACDGSAPSLRALRRALPLAQAAGAALDLVHVIEEPPVSPFVEWAGLDGDYVRGLLEVQAEKAREATLAVTQAAGVDAEFRVLRGRPVDELLNAAQDADLLVLGTHGYRGMDRMLLGSVAETLLRRAEAPLLVVP, from the coding sequence ATGAGATTCGTCGTCGCCTGTGACGGGAGTGCCCCCAGCCTGCGTGCCCTGCGCCGCGCCCTGCCGCTGGCGCAGGCGGCGGGTGCCGCGCTCGACCTCGTGCATGTGATCGAGGAACCGCCCGTCAGTCCCTTCGTGGAGTGGGCGGGCCTGGACGGCGACTACGTGCGCGGGCTGCTCGAAGTGCAGGCCGAAAAGGCCCGCGAGGCCACCCTGGCCGTGACGCAGGCGGCGGGGGTGGACGCCGAGTTCCGTGTCCTGCGCGGCCGCCCGGTCGACGAGCTGCTGAACGCGGCCCAGGACGCCGACCTGCTGGTGCTGGGCACCCACGGTTACCGGGGCATGGACCGCATGCTGCTGGGCAGCGTGGCCGAGACCCTGCTGCGCCGCGCCGAGGCACCGCTGCTGGTGGTGCCGTAA
- a CDS encoding ketosteroid isomerase-related protein yields MTTGDPTQTPQAQALDLVTRYYAAFNAGDAEGMLALLTDDVQHDVNEGETQRGLDAFRSFLAKMDAHYRERAEGVVVMATLDGRRAAAEFVIHGEYLKTDPGLPEAAGQRYVLPVGAFFEVRGSKIARVTNYYNLAEWTRQVNAGTEQA; encoded by the coding sequence ATGACCACCGGCGACCCGACCCAGACTCCACAGGCGCAGGCCCTCGACCTCGTGACCCGGTACTACGCGGCCTTCAATGCGGGCGACGCCGAGGGCATGCTCGCCCTGCTCACCGACGACGTGCAGCACGATGTCAACGAGGGCGAGACCCAGCGCGGCCTAGACGCCTTCCGGTCCTTTCTGGCGAAGATGGACGCCCACTACCGCGAGCGGGCTGAGGGGGTCGTGGTGATGGCGACCCTGGACGGCAGGCGTGCGGCGGCCGAGTTCGTCATTCATGGTGAATACCTGAAGACCGATCCCGGCCTCCCCGAGGCAGCGGGGCAGAGGTACGTCCTCCCCGTCGGCGCCTTTTTCGAGGTGCGCGGCAGCAAGATCGCCCGCGTGACGAACTACTACAACCTCGCGGAGTGGACCCGGCAGGTGAACGCGGGGACGGAGCAGGCTTGA
- a CDS encoding M3 family oligoendopeptidase, whose protein sequence is MTTTLNAVERVLTVSQEATRWDTYAPRFEALLATDLAAESVPGWLAEWSALEAELGQAGSKLATHADLHTDDAAAQARYARFLEEVSPQAQRTGQALIEKLLAVPGYQPAPDFALTYRRMRDEAALFREANVDLGVTHEAQMNRHGVITGNQQVALDGETLTVPQAKQRLDHPDRSVREAAWRALAASNGEVAPQLDALMLELLPTRHQLAANADLPSFRDYMWKRLDRVDYTPEDCRAFHEAVRDEVVPLAAEIVGNIAARLGLDSVRPWDYNRNNLLDPEGRESLKPFTTGAELETLAQQAFDGLDAELAGRFGQMREGGLLDLESRPGKMTHAYCQYFPVENQPFVLMNVVGTAEDVRVLFHEVGHAFHGFLSGAAQPLVWNRWSPIEFVEIPSMAMEFLTLDHLGHVFLAEELGRYREKQLQGVVAFLPWAAQMDAFQHWLYAEAGDGVTVADLDAKWLELDKTFHPFVNWEGLDEGVRAKGWQYYHIFRAPFYYIEYAMCYLAAVGIWRQARQDPAGALERYKASLRLGNTVPVPELYRAAGAEFRFDREHIRGLMGFLRERLAEGS, encoded by the coding sequence ATGACCACAACCCTGAATGCGGTCGAGCGCGTGCTCACCGTTTCCCAAGAGGCGACCCGCTGGGACACCTACGCTCCCCGTTTCGAGGCCCTGCTCGCCACCGACCTCGCCGCCGAATCGGTGCCCGGCTGGCTGGCCGAGTGGAGTGCGCTGGAGGCCGAGCTGGGGCAGGCGGGCAGCAAGCTCGCCACCCACGCCGACCTCCACACGGACGACGCGGCAGCCCAGGCCCGCTACGCCCGCTTTCTGGAGGAAGTCTCCCCCCAGGCGCAGCGCACCGGGCAGGCCCTGATCGAGAAACTGCTCGCGGTGCCCGGCTACCAGCCCGCCCCCGACTTCGCCCTGACCTACCGCCGGATGCGCGACGAGGCCGCCCTCTTCCGTGAGGCCAACGTGGACCTCGGCGTGACACACGAGGCGCAGATGAACCGCCACGGGGTCATCACCGGCAATCAGCAGGTGGCGCTGGACGGCGAGACGCTAACCGTGCCACAGGCCAAGCAGCGTCTCGACCACCCCGACCGCTCGGTGCGCGAGGCCGCGTGGCGGGCGCTCGCCGCCAGCAACGGCGAGGTCGCCCCGCAGCTCGACGCGCTGATGCTGGAGCTGCTCCCCACCCGGCACCAGCTCGCGGCGAATGCCGACCTGCCCTCCTTCCGCGACTACATGTGGAAGCGACTTGACCGGGTGGACTACACCCCGGAAGACTGCCGCGCCTTCCACGAGGCCGTGCGCGACGAGGTCGTGCCCCTCGCCGCCGAGATCGTCGGGAACATCGCCGCCCGGCTGGGGCTGGATTCGGTGCGGCCCTGGGACTACAACCGCAACAACCTCCTCGACCCGGAAGGCCGCGAGTCGCTGAAGCCGTTCACGACGGGAGCCGAGCTGGAGACGCTGGCGCAGCAGGCTTTCGACGGTCTGGACGCCGAACTCGCCGGGCGCTTCGGGCAGATGCGGGAGGGGGGTCTGCTGGACCTTGAATCGCGCCCCGGCAAGATGACGCACGCCTACTGCCAGTACTTCCCGGTCGAGAACCAGCCGTTCGTGCTGATGAACGTGGTGGGCACCGCCGAGGACGTGCGGGTGCTGTTCCACGAGGTCGGACACGCCTTCCACGGCTTCCTGAGCGGCGCCGCGCAACCCCTGGTGTGGAACCGCTGGAGTCCCATCGAGTTCGTGGAGATTCCCTCCATGGCGATGGAGTTCCTGACGCTCGACCACCTCGGGCATGTGTTCTTGGCGGAAGAACTCGGCCGCTACCGCGAGAAGCAGCTTCAGGGCGTGGTGGCCTTCCTGCCGTGGGCCGCGCAGATGGACGCCTTCCAGCACTGGCTCTACGCCGAGGCGGGCGACGGCGTGACAGTCGCGGACCTCGACGCCAAGTGGCTGGAACTCGACAAGACTTTCCACCCGTTCGTGAACTGGGAGGGGCTGGACGAGGGCGTCCGCGCCAAGGGCTGGCAGTATTACCACATCTTCCGGGCGCCCTTTTATTACATCGAGTACGCGATGTGCTACCTCGCGGCGGTGGGCATCTGGCGGCAGGCGCGGCAGGACCCGGCGGGGGCGCTGGAGCGGTACAAGGCCAGCCTGCGCCTGGGGAACACCGTGCCCGTGCCCGAGCTGTACCGCGCCGCCGGGGCCGAGTTCCGCTTTGATCGCGAGCACATCCGGGGGCTGATGGGCTTCTTGCGGGAGCGGCTGGCCGAGGGGAGCTGA
- a CDS encoding sensor histidine kinase: MSLRWRLTLFYTGLVALVLAAVSVAVFFTIRGSLVGNLERELSNTYVLLRDVVPGLNLKNPLTSRERDAAGILPQARYLFPDDAIQVEELPTYDLASLQEDFAAARDPRARGQFLDFLRGLAGSRRQTIGMSGDNPVRLSDEELTRLIGSPDGRILVEREVQDPYTEIRRPHRFLVALGPLQLDPGAPPNLAVAYIGRPLDPALRTLAQLQQGVLALSLLGLLAAALGAYVLAGQALQPLRRVQQAAEGIGGQNLDERVPVPRTGDEVQALAQALNAMLGRLQASFEAQRRFTSDASHELRTPVTAISGHAGYLLRRTNPTGQQRESLNIIRSESERLTALIASLLELARSDSGALTLTRQPILSTLFLGEVARELAPLGQAQGTALRVTGEEVAFEGDPDRLKQVLINLVGNALKAGATTVTLTSTPQEEGREVRLSVADDGPGISPEHLSRLFDRFYRVEDSRSRDQGGAGLGLSIAKGIVDAHGGRIWLESEVGKGTVAHVQLPVGDVPTLEEEDVP, from the coding sequence GTGAGCCTGCGCTGGCGCCTGACCCTGTTTTACACCGGGCTGGTCGCGCTGGTGCTGGCGGCTGTATCGGTGGCGGTGTTTTTCACCATTCGGGGCAGCTTGGTGGGCAATCTGGAGCGCGAACTGAGCAACACCTACGTGCTGCTGCGGGACGTGGTGCCGGGACTGAACCTCAAAAACCCCCTGACCTCGCGCGAACGGGACGCGGCCGGGATTCTACCCCAGGCCCGTTACCTCTTTCCCGACGACGCTATTCAGGTCGAGGAGCTGCCCACCTACGACCTCGCCTCGCTTCAGGAGGACTTCGCGGCGGCGCGGGACCCACGGGCACGGGGACAGTTTCTGGATTTTCTGCGGGGTCTGGCAGGCAGTCGGCGGCAGACCATCGGCATGAGCGGGGACAACCCGGTGCGGCTGTCCGACGAGGAACTTACCCGCCTGATCGGGTCGCCCGACGGGCGCATCCTGGTCGAGCGGGAAGTCCAAGACCCCTACACCGAGATCCGCCGCCCGCACCGCTTCCTGGTGGCGCTGGGGCCGCTGCAACTCGACCCCGGAGCGCCCCCCAACCTCGCGGTCGCCTACATCGGGCGCCCGCTCGACCCGGCGCTGCGGACCCTGGCGCAGCTTCAGCAGGGAGTGCTCGCACTGAGCCTGCTGGGGCTGCTCGCGGCGGCGCTGGGGGCCTACGTGCTGGCGGGACAGGCGCTGCAACCCCTGCGGCGGGTCCAGCAGGCCGCCGAGGGCATCGGCGGGCAGAATCTGGACGAGCGGGTGCCCGTGCCCAGGACCGGGGACGAGGTGCAGGCACTCGCGCAGGCGCTGAACGCCATGCTGGGCCGCCTCCAGGCCAGTTTCGAGGCGCAGCGCCGCTTTACCTCGGACGCCAGCCACGAACTGCGGACCCCCGTCACCGCGATCAGTGGGCACGCGGGCTACCTGCTGCGGCGCACCAACCCGACCGGGCAGCAGCGCGAGAGCCTCAACATCATCCGCTCAGAATCCGAGCGCCTCACCGCCCTGATCGCCAGCCTGCTGGAGCTCGCCCGCTCGGACAGCGGGGCGCTCACCCTGACCCGCCAGCCCATCCTCTCGACCCTCTTTCTGGGCGAGGTGGCCCGCGAACTCGCCCCGCTCGGGCAGGCGCAAGGCACGGCATTGCGGGTCACGGGCGAGGAGGTGGCCTTCGAGGGCGACCCCGACCGCCTCAAGCAGGTGCTGATCAACCTCGTGGGCAACGCGCTCAAGGCCGGGGCCACCACCGTGACCCTGACGAGCACCCCGCAGGAGGAGGGGCGCGAGGTGCGCCTCAGCGTGGCGGACGACGGCCCCGGCATTTCGCCCGAGCACCTCTCGCGCCTCTTCGACCGCTTCTACCGGGTCGAGGACAGCCGCAGCCGCGACCAGGGCGGCGCCGGACTGGGCCTGAGCATCGCCAAGGGCATCGTGGACGCGCACGGCGGGCGCATCTGGCTGGAAAGCGAGGTCGGGAAGGGGACAGTGGCCCACGTGCAGCTTCCGGTGGGCGACGTGCCGACACTGGAAGAGGAAGACGTGCCGTGA
- a CDS encoding GNAT family N-acetyltransferase, whose protein sequence is MTSFSASIWTVSPFDPPTATPEQRLAVGQLLTDSHAFALPDDPPLRPELEALGLTHVSPDEAARHFVVWDGDQAVAWGSLGYSLTQNLHAAHARLIVHPDLRRQGLGRAVAEALREAAREEGRRLITLGTTSHVPAGDAFARTLGAEPALPMRQSQLDLAGLDQGLLDRWTARPEGDPYRLHLWTRVPDEFLGRMVTMMEVMNTAPKGDLEVDDWRITPEMVRAWEDMIEEAGEIRLILAAEDTRTGELMGYTETFWHPERAALVYQGATAVRPEARGQGLGKWLKAQMLRHVQAEFPGARWVRTNNAEENAAMLGINVALGFQPWASFTEWQVRLG, encoded by the coding sequence ATGACCTCGTTTTCTGCCTCCATCTGGACTGTTTCGCCCTTCGATCCACCGACGGCCACCCCCGAGCAGCGGCTCGCGGTGGGCCAGCTTCTCACCGACAGCCACGCCTTTGCCCTGCCGGACGACCCGCCCCTGAGGCCCGAACTGGAAGCGCTGGGCCTCACCCATGTTTCGCCCGACGAGGCAGCGCGGCACTTCGTCGTCTGGGACGGCGACCAGGCCGTGGCCTGGGGGAGCCTGGGCTACAGCCTCACGCAGAACCTGCACGCGGCTCACGCCCGGCTGATCGTCCACCCGGACCTCCGGCGACAGGGGCTGGGCCGCGCCGTGGCGGAGGCCCTGCGGGAAGCCGCCCGCGAGGAGGGCCGCCGCCTGATCACCCTGGGGACGACCAGCCACGTGCCCGCCGGGGACGCCTTCGCCCGCACCCTGGGGGCTGAGCCCGCCCTTCCCATGCGCCAGAGCCAGCTCGACCTCGCGGGACTGGACCAGGGGCTGCTGGATCGCTGGACCGCCCGCCCGGAGGGGGACCCCTACCGCCTGCACCTCTGGACCCGCGTTCCCGACGAGTTCCTGGGCCGCATGGTCACCATGATGGAGGTCATGAACACCGCGCCCAAGGGTGACCTGGAAGTCGACGACTGGCGCATCACCCCCGAGATGGTCCGGGCCTGGGAGGACATGATCGAGGAGGCCGGGGAGATCCGGCTCATCCTCGCCGCCGAGGACACCCGCACGGGCGAGCTGATGGGCTACACCGAGACCTTCTGGCACCCGGAGCGGGCCGCGCTGGTCTACCAGGGAGCGACCGCCGTGCGCCCGGAGGCGCGGGGGCAGGGCCTGGGCAAGTGGCTCAAGGCGCAGATGCTCCGGCACGTGCAGGCCGAGTTCCCCGGCGCCCGCTGGGTGCGGACGAACAACGCCGAGGAAAACGCCGCGATGCTGGGCATCAACGTGGCGCTGGGCTTTCAGCCCTGGGCCAGCTTTACCGAGTGGCAGGTGCGGCTGGGCTGA